AGTTGTGACGGCGTAATTCTTTTTCCACCAGATCCCTAGCATTTAAGTCGTCGGGACTCACCATCGCGACTAAGATGGATGGTGGTTCGCAATCGAGTTTAGCTAAAGGTACTACTTTACAAGCTTTACAGGTTTCATAAGGAATTAGAGTATCGATTAGTTCGTTAACTTGATTAATCGAAATTTGACTAATTTCTAGATCGCAACTTTCAATCCCGTAAAGAATTTTTAACTCAAATAACTGTTGTTTTTTATACTGACGTAGTAGATCTGGGGGTAAAGCTTTCCCAGTAATAGATTGAATTGTCTCGGTCAAAAGCCGGTTAGATTTACGGCTTTCCACCAAGGCTTGCTGCATTTGCTGAGAGTTTAGAAAACCTAACTGAACTAGTTTATTGCCGAATGGTGAAAAATCATTACGGGCAACTAATCCACGTCTAGGTAATGAAGATTTAGTCATAGCCAAAAATCATATCCCTTTGAGATCAAGATTCCCTAAAATTTACGCGAAATTGCGTTACTCACGAAAAATTTTATACCTAGTCAACGGCTCTAGCCAAAAATCCGAGAGGGTTAACCTAAGACCTGACGCAATTTGTGGGAACTAATTGATAATTATCGCTCTTAAATTAACCTCAATACTAGATTAGCTTGGCAATTGTACTTAGGTAACCCAAAAACTGCAACGGTGAAGGAAGAGGATAATTTGATTCGACAGGTTTGATATACTCAGAGAACAAAGCAACCACAAACCCTTCGATGTTTTGGAGGCGTTTCCCACTGACTTCCGGTTCAGTGTGTGGTAGTTCACCTAACTAGTTAAATCAACGTAGGTAAATACCTAACTTGGTGCTAACTCTATCAAATCACCATCACTCAAGTTACCCGATCCCTAGACATCGCAAACCGGCGAATTAGTCTTAAATTATGTCATTATGAGCGAAGCAGACAAGCAACTAGAGAATCATAACCCAACAGAAGCGATCGCCGACGATCCCTCAACCCCAGAAGTTCTCCCAGTCAATCTGACTAGTGAGGATACCCCAGTTCCAACCGATGTCAGTTCTCCTTCAGACAATAGTGAGACAGAATCTGTGACTGAGACAGTTTCAGACGCAGGTGAATCATCGATCTCAGAAGCACTTATTTCGCAATTAAATAGCCAAATTCAACAGCAAAATGAGCAGTATGAATCTGTGAAAGGTCAGTATGTCCGTTTAGCCGCAGATTTTGAAAATTTTCGGAAGCGGACAGTCAAAGAAAAAGAAGATCTGGAAGTACAAATCAAATGTACGACTTTAGGTGAGTTACTCAGTGTAGTCGATAACTTTGAGCGCGCTAGAGAGCAACTCAAACCCCAAACCGATGCCGAAATGACGATTCATAAAAGCTACCAAAGCGTTTATAAGCAAATGGTAGATGCCCTGAAAAAGCTAGGAGTATCCAGAATGCGCCCCGAAGGGAAAGAATTCGATCCTAACCTACACGAAGCTGTGTTGCGAGAACCTAGTAGTGAACATCCAGAAGGCACCATAATTCAAGAATTAGTGGGTGGATACTTAATCGGCGATCGCGTCTTACGCCATGCTATGGTCAAAGTCGCAGCAGCAATGGAACCAACTTCGGCGGTTTCTAACTCGGAAACAGAGGCTCAAACTAGTTAGTTTTTGCTCTTTCTAGGTAAAGCAACCCCTCCAGTAGTCAAAATAACTCTCTACAATGGAGTAAAGATTGCTAGTGTCTACCAATCAAAAACAGACGTGCTTCATAGCACGTCTCACCCGTAAATCTAGCTTTGCAAAACGAGTTTAGCCACACCTCATGGGAAAAGTCATAGGTATAGACTTAGGTACAACCAATAGTTGCGTTGCCGTTTTAGAAGGCGATAAACCAATAGTCATTCCCAACAGCGAAGGTTGGCGGACAACCCCTAGTATTGTCGGGTTTGGCAAAAGTGGGGAACGTCTCGTCGGTCATTTGGCCAAACGGCAAATGGTCACTAATGCTGAAAGTACGATCTATAGTATCAAGCGCTTTATTGGTAGACGTTGGGAAGAAACCAAAATAGAAAGATCTCGCGTCCCTTACAACTGCATTAAAGGTCGCGATGATACTGTAGATGTCGAAATTAGGGGACGTAAATACACCCCCCAAGAGCTTTCAGCGATGGTTTTACTCAAGCTCAAACAAGATGCTGAAAGATTTTTGGGAGAACAGGTCACCCAAGCAGTAATTACCGTACCAGCTTACTTTACCGATGCCCAACGCCAAGCGACTAAAGATGCCGGTACGATTACAGGGCTAGAAGTTCTCAGAATCATTAATGAACCCACAGCAGCCGCTTTAGCCTATGGTTTAGAGAAACAACACCAAGATCAGACGATTTTAGTCTTTGATTTGGGCGGTGGAACCTTTGATGTCTCAGTGCTGCAACTGGGAGACGGGTTTTTTGAAGTCAAAGCTACAGCCGGTAATAATCATTTAGGCGGTGATGACTTTGATAATGAAATTGTCATGTGGTTACTCGAAACCTTTAAGCAGCAAGAAGGGATCGATCTCAGTAAAGACAAAATGGCAATGGAAAGATTGCGGGTAGGTGCAGAAAAAGCCAAAATTGAGCTATCGACCATGCTAACTACCAGCCTCAATTTACCTTTTATTAGTGCTGATGCCACAGGTCCGGTTCACCTAGAAATAGAACTATCGAGAGCTAAGTTTGAAGAATTAGTCAATACTTACATTGAAGCCACGATTGAGCCAGTCACCCAAGCCCTCAAAGATGCCGATCTAAAGCAGAAAGATATAGATAAAATTATTCTAGTCGGCGGTTCAACTCGGATTCCTGCGGTTCAAAGGGCAATTAAAAAGTTTTTTGCCGGAAAACAGCCAGATGGCTCTGTAAATCCAGATGAAGCTGTAGCTATGGGGGCAGCAATTCAAGGCGGTGTCTTAGGAGGCACCATCAAAGATGTACTTTTATTAGATGTCACTCCCTTATCTTTGGGCATTGAAACCGTAGGTGAAGTATTTACTAAAATAATCGATCGCAACACTACTGTT
This DNA window, taken from Merismopedia glauca CCAP 1448/3, encodes the following:
- the grpE gene encoding nucleotide exchange factor GrpE, with protein sequence MSEADKQLENHNPTEAIADDPSTPEVLPVNLTSEDTPVPTDVSSPSDNSETESVTETVSDAGESSISEALISQLNSQIQQQNEQYESVKGQYVRLAADFENFRKRTVKEKEDLEVQIKCTTLGELLSVVDNFERAREQLKPQTDAEMTIHKSYQSVYKQMVDALKKLGVSRMRPEGKEFDPNLHEAVLREPSSEHPEGTIIQELVGGYLIGDRVLRHAMVKVAAAMEPTSAVSNSETEAQTS
- the dnaK gene encoding molecular chaperone DnaK gives rise to the protein MGKVIGIDLGTTNSCVAVLEGDKPIVIPNSEGWRTTPSIVGFGKSGERLVGHLAKRQMVTNAESTIYSIKRFIGRRWEETKIERSRVPYNCIKGRDDTVDVEIRGRKYTPQELSAMVLLKLKQDAERFLGEQVTQAVITVPAYFTDAQRQATKDAGTITGLEVLRIINEPTAAALAYGLEKQHQDQTILVFDLGGGTFDVSVLQLGDGFFEVKATAGNNHLGGDDFDNEIVMWLLETFKQQEGIDLSKDKMAMERLRVGAEKAKIELSTMLTTSLNLPFISADATGPVHLEIELSRAKFEELVNTYIEATIEPVTQALKDADLKQKDIDKIILVGGSTRIPAVQRAIKKFFAGKQPDGSVNPDEAVAMGAAIQGGVLGGTIKDVLLLDVTPLSLGIETVGEVFTKIIDRNTTVPTSKSQIFTTPTDGQTSVEVHVLQGERAMAKNNKSLGRLILSGIPPAPRGVPQIEVSFEIDVNGILRVLAQDKGTGKEQSISITNTGGLDTGEVERMRREAEDYAEEDRRRLQMIELRNQGENLLYSYSSMLKDTPELINESIKNLLDDKAGKLEHLMHQETVAIAELKTAVDGFRQTLFTAGADVYQQQAQRNSNPGSWDDFVNTSTATKVNKSSSTRQTTLNEHLDDETLTADYEALDS